The following coding sequences lie in one Cyanobacterium sp. Dongsha4 genomic window:
- a CDS encoding BrnT family toxin, whose product MDLIFILNGITFIWNEEKAKQNSFKHKGITFERAAEAFFDPFLVVMDASRNYEARDAVIGMDKNNYLLFVVHIQQENDMIRIISARQATRQERIYYEN is encoded by the coding sequence ATGGATCTTATATTTATCCTGAATGGTATAACCTTTATTTGGAATGAAGAAAAAGCCAAGCAAAATTCCTTCAAACATAAGGGCATTACTTTTGAAAGAGCTGCCGAAGCATTTTTTGATCCCTTTTTGGTGGTAATGGATGCTAGTCGTAATTATGAAGCTAGAGATGCCGTTATCGGTATGGATAAAAATAATTACCTTTTATTTGTGGTTCATATTCAACAAGAAAACGATATGATTCGCATTATATCCGCCCGTCAAGCAACTCGTCAAGAACGTATATACTATGAAAATTGA
- the hemE gene encoding uroporphyrinogen decarboxylase — MSELPCLLRVARGEVLDRPPVWMMRQAGRYMKVYRDLRDKYPSFRERSENPDLAIEISLQPWRAFQPDGVIMFSDILTPLPGMGIPFDIIESKGPIIDPPIRSLAQIEQLHPLQPEESLPFIKTILNTLRQEVGNKSTVLGFVGAPWTLAAYAIEGKSSKNYAVIKSMAFSEPDMLHKLLGKIADAIATYVRYQIDCGAQVVQMFDSWAGELSPQDYETFALPYQKRVVEQVKATHPDTPLILYISGSAGVLERMGQSGVDIVSVDWTVDMAEARQRLGKEMKVQGNIDPGVLFGSPEFIRERIHDTVAKAGKGGHILNLGHGVLVGTPEDHVRVFFETAKSIRY; from the coding sequence ATGAGCGAATTGCCTTGTCTATTACGGGTTGCCCGTGGTGAAGTTTTAGATCGTCCTCCTGTATGGATGATGCGTCAAGCAGGTAGATATATGAAAGTCTATCGTGATTTGAGAGATAAATATCCTAGTTTCCGTGAACGTTCGGAAAATCCTGATTTAGCTATTGAAATTTCCCTTCAACCTTGGCGCGCTTTTCAGCCTGACGGGGTAATTATGTTTTCTGATATTTTAACTCCTTTACCCGGTATGGGTATTCCTTTTGATATTATCGAAAGTAAAGGTCCTATTATTGATCCTCCTATTCGTAGTTTGGCTCAAATCGAGCAGTTACATCCTCTACAACCAGAGGAGTCTTTACCCTTTATTAAAACTATCCTTAATACTTTACGTCAGGAAGTTGGTAATAAATCAACGGTTTTAGGATTTGTGGGTGCGCCTTGGACTTTGGCGGCTTATGCTATTGAGGGTAAAAGCTCTAAAAATTATGCTGTGATTAAAAGTATGGCTTTTTCCGAGCCTGATATGCTTCACAAATTGCTAGGTAAAATTGCAGATGCGATCGCAACTTATGTACGTTATCAAATCGACTGTGGAGCTCAAGTAGTTCAGATGTTTGATTCTTGGGCAGGAGAATTAAGCCCTCAAGACTATGAAACTTTTGCTTTACCCTATCAAAAAAGAGTAGTAGAACAAGTTAAAGCCACTCATCCTGATACCCCTTTAATTCTCTATATTAGTGGTAGTGCAGGAGTTTTGGAAAGAATGGGACAATCTGGGGTTGACATTGTTAGCGTCGATTGGACTGTAGATATGGCAGAAGCGAGACAAAGACTCGGTAAAGAGATGAAGGTGCAAGGAAATATTGACCCCGGAGTTTTATTTGGCTCACCAGAATTCATTAGGGAAAGAATCCATGATACTGTTGCAAAAGCAGGAAAAGGAGGACATATTCTTAATTTAGGCCATGGTGTTTTAGTGGGAACTCCTGAAGACCATGTTAGGGTTTTCTTTGAAACTGCTAAATCTATTAGATATTAA
- a CDS encoding ATP-binding protein translates to MKIFNPLWRKPQTIISISIGVGMAIVSMVTFLFLEEYNHRQVENLVQTQLISLRQKTELELKTRVLALERMQQRWEIEKGTPKERWEKDALQYIQDYTGYQSIQWVNPDYYIAWLVPEKGNEDVKNLYIKFEGRRKSAIETAIIEDKTYISPVVNLIQGDKGFIVYTPLWIDEGENQPPRFDGFITAVFKLNNFLYSVFRQEVWKGYQIFIYQDSQLIYSSIYAPPKDNLQWQQSIDLEYRGINWQVKIIPNNSFLKKYRSILPHVILIVGLILASLLGWSVHLLCEFKQRNQLLIKAKQEAETANLAKSQFLAMISHEIRTPMNGILGMVNLLEDTSLNDIQQEFLLTIRDGGESLLTIINDILNFSKIESNKLQLETKNFSLRQCVKKVIDLLQFQAQEKNLSLTFEIDDSLPEYFLGDIIRLRQILLNLVSNALKFTKQGEVKIIVKGKKINPNDRLSAYQILFIVQDTGIGIPLHKQSKLFQPFSQLDASINRKYGGTGLGLAICKGLVEMMQGEIWLESEENKGSSFYFRVVLSLGNNPQTSSMVSSSVSSPTPQSSLKILIVEDNLVNQKVISLTLKKLGYQADIANHGLDAIQFLKQKDYNLILMDMQMPEMDGIAATKWIRENLPPEKQPYIMAMTANAMDCDRILCLNAGMDDYMSKPINLPLLKEKLQNITNING, encoded by the coding sequence ATGAAAATATTTAACCCTCTGTGGCGTAAACCTCAGACAATTATATCTATATCCATAGGGGTAGGAATGGCTATAGTTAGTATGGTAACTTTTCTTTTTCTGGAGGAATATAATCACCGCCAAGTAGAAAATTTAGTGCAAACTCAGTTAATTTCTTTACGACAAAAAACAGAGTTAGAGTTAAAAACAAGAGTGTTAGCCTTAGAAAGAATGCAACAACGATGGGAGATAGAAAAAGGCACTCCCAAAGAAAGATGGGAAAAAGATGCTCTTCAATATATTCAAGATTATACTGGTTATCAGTCGATTCAATGGGTTAATCCTGATTATTATATAGCTTGGTTAGTGCCTGAAAAGGGTAATGAAGATGTTAAAAATCTCTATATTAAGTTTGAAGGAAGAAGAAAAAGTGCGATCGAAACTGCTATTATTGAGGATAAAACTTATATTAGTCCAGTCGTTAATCTAATTCAAGGGGATAAGGGCTTTATTGTTTATACTCCCCTTTGGATTGATGAAGGAGAAAATCAACCCCCTCGCTTCGATGGTTTTATTACTGCGGTTTTTAAATTAAATAACTTCCTTTATTCTGTTTTCCGTCAAGAGGTATGGAAAGGCTATCAAATTTTTATTTATCAAGATTCCCAACTAATTTATAGTAGCATTTATGCACCACCAAAAGATAATTTACAGTGGCAACAATCCATCGATTTAGAATATCGAGGCATTAATTGGCAAGTTAAGATTATTCCCAATAACTCTTTTCTGAAAAAGTATCGCTCAATACTTCCTCATGTTATACTAATTGTTGGTTTAATCTTAGCTAGTTTATTAGGATGGAGCGTTCATCTTCTATGTGAATTTAAACAACGCAATCAACTATTAATCAAAGCCAAGCAAGAGGCTGAAACGGCAAACTTAGCCAAAAGTCAGTTTTTAGCAATGATTAGCCATGAAATTCGCACTCCCATGAATGGCATTTTAGGCATGGTTAATCTTTTGGAAGACACTTCATTAAACGACATTCAACAAGAATTTTTACTCACCATTCGTGACGGTGGAGAAAGTTTACTGACAATTATCAATGATATTCTGAATTTCTCAAAAATTGAATCCAATAAACTACAGTTAGAAACAAAAAATTTTTCCCTAAGACAATGCGTCAAAAAGGTTATTGATTTACTGCAATTCCAAGCCCAAGAAAAAAATTTATCCCTGACTTTTGAAATAGATGACTCTCTTCCTGAATACTTTTTAGGAGATATAATTCGCTTAAGACAAATCTTACTCAATTTAGTTTCCAATGCTTTGAAATTTACTAAACAAGGGGAAGTTAAGATAATTGTTAAAGGCAAAAAAATTAACCCTAACGATAGACTCTCAGCTTATCAAATTTTATTTATAGTTCAAGATACAGGTATCGGTATTCCTCTTCATAAACAATCAAAATTGTTTCAACCTTTTTCTCAATTAGATGCTTCCATTAACCGCAAGTATGGTGGCACAGGTTTAGGATTAGCTATTTGTAAAGGCTTAGTGGAGATGATGCAAGGAGAAATTTGGTTAGAAAGCGAAGAAAATAAAGGTTCTAGTTTTTATTTTAGGGTTGTTTTGTCCCTCGGTAATAATCCACAAACTTCTTCTATGGTTTCTTCTTCTGTTTCTTCTCCAACTCCTCAATCTTCCCTCAAAATTCTTATTGTTGAAGATAATTTAGTAAATCAAAAAGTCATATCACTAACACTGAAAAAATTAGGTTATCAAGCAGATATTGCTAATCACGGCTTAGATGCAATTCAATTTCTTAAGCAAAAAGACTATAACTTGATATTAATGGATATGCAAATGCCTGAAATGGATGGTATCGCCGCCACTAAATGGATTCGGGAAAATCTCCCCCCAGAAAAACAACCTTATATTATGGCAATGACAGCTAATGCTATGGACTGCGATCGCATCTTATGCTTAAATGCAGGAATGGATGATTATATGAGTAAACCTATCAACTTGCCATTACTCAAGGAAAAACTGCAAAACATTACAAATATTAATGGCTAA
- the dnaN gene encoding DNA polymerase III subunit beta, with product MKIVCSQVDLKNNLSLVSRAVPTRPTHPILANVLLVANQTKNQVTLTGFDLSLGMRSCFCAEVEEEGVITLPAKLLNDIIARLPEGEVTISYEEEEMEENPLVTINSLSGKFQLRGVKGEEYPELPVVEREEAFLLPVAALNEGLKGSLFAASNDETKQILTGVHLTRNLDTLEFAATDGHRLAVVKTSAIEETKESEEENNSNPPITEEQNFTITIPARALRELEKILSMAKEGESIALFVDEGQVVFELGQQNLTSRKLDGAYPNYNQLIPNNFERTMVVDRKRMIESLERVSVLSDQKNNLVKFTLNSDNEQVTLSVEAKELGNAKESISAEINGDNFEIGFNIRYLMDGLKALSANEIKFQFNGATQPVIATPLSGTQMTYLIMPVQIRD from the coding sequence GTGAAAATTGTCTGTTCTCAAGTTGATCTCAAAAATAATTTATCATTAGTTAGTCGTGCTGTGCCAACTCGTCCGACTCATCCCATTTTAGCCAATGTTTTATTAGTCGCCAATCAAACTAAAAATCAAGTCACCCTCACAGGCTTTGATTTGAGTTTAGGAATGCGCAGTTGCTTTTGTGCAGAAGTAGAAGAAGAAGGAGTAATCACCCTACCTGCAAAACTATTAAATGATATTATCGCCCGTTTACCAGAAGGAGAAGTAACTATTTCCTACGAAGAAGAGGAAATGGAAGAAAATCCCCTCGTTACCATAAACTCCCTCTCAGGAAAATTTCAACTAAGAGGAGTTAAAGGAGAAGAATATCCTGAATTACCCGTCGTAGAAAGAGAAGAAGCCTTTTTATTACCCGTAGCCGCCTTAAATGAAGGTTTAAAAGGCTCATTATTTGCCGCAAGTAATGATGAAACTAAACAAATTCTAACGGGAGTACATTTAACCCGCAATCTTGATACTCTTGAGTTTGCCGCCACCGACGGCCATCGTTTAGCAGTTGTTAAAACCAGTGCCATTGAGGAGACAAAAGAATCAGAAGAAGAAAATAACTCTAATCCGCCCATTACCGAAGAACAAAATTTCACTATAACCATTCCTGCCCGTGCCTTAAGAGAATTAGAAAAAATCCTTTCCATGGCAAAAGAAGGAGAATCCATTGCCTTATTTGTCGATGAAGGGCAAGTAGTCTTTGAATTAGGGCAACAAAACCTTACCAGCCGAAAATTAGATGGTGCATACCCCAACTATAACCAGTTGATTCCGAACAATTTTGAGCGTACAATGGTAGTTGATCGCAAACGGATGATTGAGAGTTTAGAAAGAGTATCCGTGTTAAGTGATCAAAAAAATAATCTCGTCAAGTTTACCTTGAATTCTGATAACGAGCAAGTAACCTTATCTGTAGAAGCAAAAGAATTAGGTAACGCCAAAGAGTCTATTAGTGCCGAAATCAACGGGGATAACTTTGAAATTGGCTTCAATATCCGCTACTTGATGGATGGATTAAAAGCCCTATCTGCCAATGAAATCAAGTTTCAATTTAATGGTGCAACCCAACCCGTTATTGCTACTCCTCTCAGTGGCACCCAAATGACTTATTTAATTATGCCTGTGCAAATTAGAGACTAG
- a CDS encoding Ycf66 family protein produces MLAYFLAILVAITSLSLYINAFIRPKIHRKDDFLWSGLGLFYALVLWICAGRITGAVLLGQCAGVAVAIAFIWENTKLRQAQTAESQSNQALEGFSVLTFIAQLLAKVSQLGKKKSVVTTSQPEKPSETLTTPSEEKEETATPVASTTKEETPVKNPPTETEIKPYREEVIKDTIEEVTSPPQLEKDIAISDEDKEEEKIDATPDDEEIEIDNVDAISEDVTETTENKPTTNLFGRIRNIFRKSPAETSSTSVKDELPESLLDEIDDLEEEIDPESTAVEVEEAIANLDVTEKTLEEEKDNEEVSEISQEDVEEKALEEELIIDSEEETNEEIKDKSVVVEEEKENEFEEVETKITEEKIEVMEENVNTESEIETTATSQAENLVIEEGISIQTDTQEEDKEKEIPSEDTIESLDDLFPDKKN; encoded by the coding sequence ATGTTAGCTTATTTTCTGGCAATTCTTGTAGCAATAACCAGTTTATCTCTATATATAAATGCTTTTATCCGTCCCAAAATACACAGGAAAGATGATTTTTTATGGAGTGGTTTAGGCTTATTTTATGCCCTTGTGTTATGGATTTGTGCAGGTAGAATAACTGGTGCTGTATTATTAGGACAATGTGCAGGAGTTGCAGTGGCGATCGCATTTATTTGGGAAAATACTAAACTAAGACAAGCCCAGACAGCAGAATCTCAATCTAACCAAGCCTTAGAAGGGTTTTCAGTGCTAACATTTATAGCCCAACTGTTGGCAAAGGTATCTCAGTTAGGTAAGAAAAAATCCGTTGTTACAACTAGCCAACCAGAAAAACCATCAGAGACTCTCACCACTCCTTCAGAAGAAAAAGAAGAAACTGCCACCCCCGTCGCTTCAACCACAAAAGAAGAAACTCCAGTTAAAAATCCGCCAACGGAAACAGAAATTAAACCATATAGGGAAGAAGTTATTAAAGACACCATAGAAGAAGTAACTTCCCCTCCTCAGTTGGAAAAAGACATAGCAATTAGTGATGAGGATAAAGAAGAAGAAAAAATCGATGCTACCCCAGATGATGAGGAGATAGAAATAGATAATGTAGATGCTATCTCAGAGGATGTGACAGAAACAACAGAAAATAAGCCAACAACAAACTTATTTGGTCGAATTAGAAATATTTTCCGCAAATCACCCGCCGAAACTTCTTCCACATCGGTTAAGGATGAATTACCAGAATCCCTTTTGGATGAAATTGATGATTTAGAGGAAGAAATTGACCCTGAATCCACCGCCGTAGAAGTAGAAGAAGCGATCGCAAACCTAGATGTTACAGAAAAAACACTGGAGGAAGAAAAAGATAACGAGGAAGTAAGTGAAATATCTCAAGAAGACGTTGAGGAAAAAGCCTTAGAAGAAGAGTTAATTATCGATTCAGAAGAAGAAACCAACGAAGAAATAAAAGATAAATCAGTAGTTGTGGAAGAAGAGAAGGAAAATGAGTTTGAAGAGGTAGAAACAAAGATAACAGAAGAAAAGATAGAAGTCATGGAGGAGAATGTAAACACTGAATCCGAAATAGAAACCACTGCCACTTCTCAAGCAGAAAATCTCGTCATAGAAGAGGGAATATCCATTCAAACAGACACTCAAGAGGAAGATAAAGAAAAGGAAATTCCCTCAGAAGATACCATCGAATCCCTTGATGATTTATTTCCTGACAAGAAAAATTAA
- a CDS encoding TspO/MBR family protein, with the protein MFLPSWLIIGAIALLLSIVINRIPADDLRWFFRLKRPSWLTFEFLIPFIWIFIFVCLVLSASLVWDSNINLFPKITFMSAYVILQMSILAYTRVMCAVRSLVVGTAIGAFGFFIGLILAFFVAKVDYSALALLMPYLLWSPIGTYVTWAMIPLNRSDI; encoded by the coding sequence ATGTTTTTACCTTCTTGGCTAATAATAGGTGCGATCGCACTTTTGTTGAGCATTGTTATTAATCGCATACCTGCCGATGATTTACGTTGGTTTTTTCGGCTTAAACGTCCCTCATGGTTAACTTTTGAGTTTCTTATTCCCTTTATTTGGATTTTTATTTTTGTCTGTTTAGTCTTATCTGCTAGTTTGGTTTGGGATAGTAATATCAATCTTTTTCCCAAAATAACATTTATGTCTGCCTACGTCATCTTACAAATGTCCATACTTGCTTATACAAGAGTAATGTGTGCTGTGCGTAGTTTAGTGGTAGGAACTGCGATCGGGGCTTTTGGCTTTTTTATTGGTTTAATTTTGGCTTTTTTCGTGGCAAAAGTCGATTATTCTGCATTGGCTCTATTGATGCCATATCTTTTGTGGAGTCCTATTGGTACTTATGTTACATGGGCAATGATTCCTTTAAATCGTAGTGATATATGA
- the psaM gene encoding photosystem I reaction center subunit XII, which translates to MPISETQVFVALVIALIPGILAFRLATELYK; encoded by the coding sequence ATGCCTATTTCTGAAACTCAAGTATTCGTGGCTTTGGTTATTGCTTTAATCCCCGGTATTTTAGCTTTTCGTTTAGCTACAGAATTGTACAAATAA
- a CDS encoding HEAT repeat domain-containing protein, with the protein MTEANLTPEKAIANLLQKEDLGMRYYAAWWLGKFRVATDEAVNALIQALEDKEDRAPDGGFPLRRNAAKALGKLGFNRSVEPLIKCLDCDDYYVRESAAQALEMLNDTRAIASLMNLLETAVEGEELTEYGKGTPLGKPHPHEPYEAIIEALGTLKAKNALNLIKPFLKHPIPKVAYGAARAMYQLTEEDSYGEILVTALQGKELQLRRSALMDLGAIGYTNSAEAISATFAENSLKLIAMKGLLESAIAKETEEKDSIHPEAIKIMELMDSLL; encoded by the coding sequence GTGACAGAAGCAAATTTAACTCCAGAAAAAGCAATAGCTAACTTACTACAAAAAGAAGACCTTGGTATGAGGTACTATGCCGCTTGGTGGTTGGGCAAGTTCAGAGTTGCCACAGATGAGGCAGTAAATGCTCTAATTCAGGCTTTAGAAGATAAAGAAGATCGCGCCCCTGATGGTGGTTTTCCCCTGCGCAGAAATGCCGCTAAAGCCCTAGGAAAATTGGGTTTTAATCGGTCTGTTGAACCTCTAATTAAATGCTTGGATTGTGATGATTATTATGTCCGTGAATCTGCCGCCCAAGCCCTAGAAATGTTAAATGATACAAGAGCGATCGCATCTTTGATGAATTTATTAGAAACGGCGGTTGAAGGGGAAGAATTGACAGAATATGGTAAGGGTACACCCCTAGGGAAACCTCATCCCCATGAACCTTATGAGGCGATTATTGAGGCTTTAGGCACTTTAAAGGCAAAAAATGCCCTAAATTTAATTAAGCCTTTTCTGAAGCACCCTATTCCTAAAGTGGCTTATGGAGCGGCGAGAGCAATGTATCAACTAACAGAAGAGGATAGTTATGGAGAAATTCTTGTTACTGCTTTGCAAGGAAAAGAGCTACAATTGAGAAGATCAGCTTTGATGGACTTAGGTGCGATCGGTTATACGAACTCTGCTGAAGCTATTAGTGCTACCTTTGCGGAAAATAGCCTTAAGTTAATTGCCATGAAAGGTTTACTAGAGTCTGCTATTGCCAAGGAAACAGAGGAAAAAGACTCAATTCATCCTGAAGCAATCAAAATTATGGAGTTAATGGATAGTTTGCTATAA
- a CDS encoding pentapeptide repeat-containing protein gives MTVTDVIKRYQEGDRDFRNTNLSKSNLSGMKLSNSNFSYSKLIETHLAWSDLERCFLLESDLRGAFLYGANLSFVKLKEAQLIEADLTKADLRGAQLHKADLQGATLSGAILTWVSLYMANLPGVNLCGANLDGINLRGANLQGANLNWTNLNHARLSGANLRGATLYGIKLKGAFLNGLDLHGLNFSGMDLEEAKLSGTKLYGADFSGSNLTGAFLRRSVLHKANLKNVQLYHGQMKGAEIIQANLMKSNLSETDLRNADLSFANLNLVNLRGADLTGANLRGAYLWGACLNGAILKDTNLSGASLRDADLSGVNLSEAILEGATMPDGKIFI, from the coding sequence ATGACTGTTACCGATGTTATTAAACGCTATCAAGAGGGCGATCGAGATTTTCGCAATACTAACTTAAGCAAAAGTAATTTAAGTGGAATGAAACTAAGTAATTCCAACTTTTCTTACTCCAAACTGATTGAAACCCATCTTGCATGGTCAGATTTGGAACGTTGTTTTCTTTTAGAATCAGATTTAAGAGGAGCATTTTTGTATGGGGCAAATTTAAGTTTTGTTAAGTTAAAAGAAGCTCAACTGATAGAAGCCGATTTAACCAAAGCAGATTTAAGAGGAGCTCAATTACATAAAGCGGATTTACAGGGAGCAACATTAAGCGGTGCTATTTTAACATGGGTAAGTCTCTACATGGCAAATCTACCAGGGGTTAACTTATGTGGTGCAAATCTCGATGGAATTAATCTTAGGGGTGCGAATTTACAAGGGGCAAATCTAAATTGGACAAATTTAAACCATGCGAGGTTGAGCGGTGCAAACTTAAGGGGGGCAACCTTATACGGCATAAAATTAAAAGGAGCATTTCTTAACGGTTTAGACTTACACGGTTTGAATTTTAGTGGGATGGATTTAGAAGAAGCAAAATTAAGTGGTACAAAACTTTATGGGGCGGATTTTTCTGGAAGTAATCTCACTGGTGCTTTCTTACGTCGCAGTGTTTTGCACAAAGCCAATTTAAAAAATGTCCAATTGTATCACGGGCAAATGAAAGGAGCAGAAATAATACAAGCTAACTTAATGAAAAGTAATCTCAGTGAAACAGATTTACGCAATGCTGACTTAAGTTTTGCTAATTTGAACTTAGTTAATCTAAGAGGTGCAGATTTAACAGGGGCAAACTTGCGAGGTGCTTATCTTTGGGGTGCTTGTCTCAATGGGGCGATATTAAAAGATACCAATTTAAGTGGTGCTAGTTTGAGGGATGCAGACTTATCGGGAGTTAATCTGTCAGAGGCTATTTTAGAGGGTGCAACCATGCCTGATGGAAAAATTTTTATTTAA
- a CDS encoding ABC transporter ATP-binding protein, translated as MITVEKLSKNYGSTQAIKDISFSVEKGSILGLLGANGAGKTTTMRILSGYIPATTGKAIIDGFEVHENPLAVRERIGYLPENPPLYPEMTVTEYLDFVGKIKNIPRCDRTSLLKKAIELCQIEDRANSIIGKLSKGYRQRVGIAQAIIHDPPVIILDEPTVGLDPRQIIEVRNLIKSLAKEKTIILSTHILPEVTMTCDTVTIINQGMVIATGKTEELLQQLNNKGYHLEVEGEVSSLTSKLEKIDAIDKIIIEPITGIDNRFIIKLSLNNDSEVGKEIASILVHEGIGIYEMKRLKASLEEVFLQLTTQENISVNN; from the coding sequence ATGATTACGGTCGAAAAATTAAGTAAAAACTACGGTTCAACCCAAGCAATCAAGGATATTTCCTTTTCTGTTGAAAAAGGCTCAATTTTGGGTTTATTGGGGGCAAATGGTGCAGGAAAAACCACCACCATGCGCATTCTGAGTGGTTATATCCCTGCGACTACTGGTAAAGCTATTATTGATGGTTTTGAAGTCCATGAAAATCCTCTTGCTGTTAGAGAAAGAATCGGTTATTTACCTGAAAATCCCCCTCTCTATCCAGAAATGACGGTGACAGAATATCTCGATTTTGTCGGGAAAATTAAAAATATTCCTAGATGCGATCGCACTTCACTGCTTAAAAAAGCCATAGAATTATGTCAAATAGAAGATCGTGCCAATAGTATTATTGGGAAATTATCAAAGGGATACCGTCAGAGAGTGGGTATTGCCCAAGCCATAATTCATGATCCTCCTGTTATTATTTTAGATGAACCTACGGTTGGTTTAGACCCTCGACAGATTATTGAGGTGCGTAATTTAATTAAAAGTTTGGCAAAAGAAAAAACTATTATTTTATCCACCCATATCTTACCTGAAGTAACCATGACTTGTGATACAGTCACCATAATTAATCAGGGTATGGTAATCGCTACAGGGAAAACAGAGGAACTTTTACAACAACTTAATAATAAGGGTTATCACTTAGAGGTGGAAGGAGAAGTTAGTAGTTTAACCTCTAAACTGGAAAAAATAGACGCAATTGATAAAATTATCATTGAACCCATAACAGGAATTGATAATCGTTTTATAATAAAATTGTCGTTGAACAATGATTCTGAAGTAGGTAAAGAAATAGCCTCTATTTTAGTTCATGAAGGCATAGGAATTTATGAAATGAAACGCTTAAAAGCCTCTTTGGAGGAAGTCTTCCTTCAATTGACTACTCAAGAAAATATATCGGTTAACAATTAA
- a CDS encoding ComEA family DNA-binding protein, translating into MVLSRWFASANKINIHKNALASKIKQDPYYRFQSDLEIEVGAQLGIKIDVNIASVDDWLRLPGISITQARNLVEITNSGINFLCLEDLAAALGISVLKIQSWQPILYFAYYADDSFHAPAKVNPNNATLNQLIKIPNLSQDIAQQILIDRESNGKYRHIADLQKRLNLTPDFAYHLMNYFQFSN; encoded by the coding sequence ATGGTTTTATCTCGTTGGTTTGCTTCGGCTAATAAAATAAATATTCACAAAAATGCTCTTGCATCTAAAATAAAACAAGATCCTTACTATCGTTTTCAATCAGACTTAGAAATCGAGGTTGGAGCACAATTGGGGATAAAAATAGATGTGAATATTGCTTCTGTAGATGATTGGCTAAGACTACCGGGTATTTCTATTACTCAGGCGAGGAATTTAGTAGAAATAACCAATTCTGGAATAAATTTTCTCTGCTTAGAAGATTTAGCGGCGGCCTTGGGAATATCCGTTTTAAAAATACAGTCATGGCAACCTATTTTATATTTTGCCTATTATGCTGATGATAGTTTTCATGCACCAGCAAAAGTTAATCCTAATAATGCCACACTTAACCAATTAATAAAAATTCCTAATTTAAGCCAAGATATAGCTCAACAAATTCTGATTGATAGAGAAAGCAATGGTAAATATCGTCATATTGCTGATTTACAAAAAAGGCTTAATCTAACTCCAGATTTTGCTTATCATTTAATGAATTACTTTCAGTTTTCTAACTAA